The following are from one region of the Vulpes vulpes isolate BD-2025 chromosome 14, VulVul3, whole genome shotgun sequence genome:
- the LOC140593720 gene encoding uncharacterized protein: MSFQNFWKDYKVLIVMVPLVGLIHMGWHRIKSSPVFQMPNKDNVSEPENPELGCPPKSHIQGK; the protein is encoded by the coding sequence ATGAGTTTTCAGAACTTCTGGAAAGACTATAAAGTTCTAATTGTTATGGTACCTTTAGTTGGGCTCATACATATGGGATGGCACAGAATCAAGAGCAGCCCTGTTTTCCAAATGCCTAATAAGGACAATGTTTCTGAGCCAGAAAATCCGGAACTTGGATGTCCTCCGAAGAGTCACATCCAAGGGAAATAG